In Kryptolebias marmoratus isolate JLee-2015 linkage group LG22, ASM164957v2, whole genome shotgun sequence, a single window of DNA contains:
- the LOC108228285 gene encoding rho-related GTP-binding protein RhoQ — protein MANGTGTIMLKCVVVGDGAVGKTCLLMSYANDAFPEEYVPTVFDHYAVSVNVGGKQYLLGLYDTAGQEDYDRLRPLSYPMTDVFLICFSVVNPASFQNVREEWVPELQEYAPTVPYLLIGTQIDLRDDPKTISKLNDMKEKPISPEQGQKLAKEIGACCYVECSALTQKGLKTVFDEAIIAILAPKRKKGSLKRRLGPRCINCCLIT, from the exons ATGGCGAACGGAACCGGTACCATCATGTTAAAATGCGTCGTGGTGGGAGACGGAGCCGTGGGCAAAACGTGTCTCCTGATGAGCTACGCCAACGACGCGTTTCCGGAGGAGTATGTCCCCACGGTGTTTGACCACTACGCAG TGAGTGTGAACGTTGGAGGGAAGCAGTACCTGCTGGGACTCTACGACACAGCTGGACAG GAGGACTACGACCGCCTGAGGCCGTTGTCCTACCCGATGACCGACGTCTTCCTCATCTGCTTCTCTGTGGTCAACCCGGCGAGTTTCCAGAACGTGCGTGAGGAATGGGTTCCTGAGCTGCAGGAGTACGCTCCGACCGTCCCTTACCTGCTCATCGGCACACAG ATTGACCTCCGGGATGACCCAAAGACCATATCCAAACTGAATGACATGAAGGAGAAGCCCATCAGCCCGGAGCAGGGACAGAAACTGGCCAAAGAG ATCGGAGCCTGTTGCTACGTGGAATGTTCTGCTCTGACCCAGAAGGGTCTGAAGACGGTGTTTGACGAGGCCATCATCGCCATTCTGGCTCCAAAGAGGAAGAAAGGGTCTCTGAAGAGGCGACTGGGGCCTCGCTGCATCAACTGCTGCCTGATCACGTGA